In Balaenoptera acutorostrata chromosome 12, mBalAcu1.1, whole genome shotgun sequence, a single window of DNA contains:
- the LOC103006538 gene encoding SNRPN upstream reading frame protein-like, which yields MERARDRLHLRWTTEQHVPEVEVQVKRRRTASLNNQEYHLYPRRSQQQQQVPVVDFQAELRQAFLAEIPRGG from the coding sequence ATGGAGCGGGCCAGGGACCGTTTACACCTGAGATGGACCACAGAACAGCACGTGCCAGAGGTAGAAGTCCAAGTCAAACGGAGAAGAACAGCCTCACTGAACAACCAGGAGTATCACCTGTACCCACGGCGatctcagcagcagcagcaagtaCCTGTGGTGGATTTCCAGGCGGAACTGAGACAGGCATTCTTAGCTGAGATACCAAGAGGTGGTTAA